A region of Lycium barbarum isolate Lr01 chromosome 1, ASM1917538v2, whole genome shotgun sequence DNA encodes the following proteins:
- the LOC132614088 gene encoding uncharacterized protein LOC132614088 — protein sequence MDEKDRAVRKNKRAKGSMFLPAGSLSSLANQMSLRGTKRNVQAADCSNREKQLPRLRSQVQTQVQQETIHSTSLVEQVQQVPRHSTASAAQTVLEQVQQESRHPTPSTAQAVQEQVQQTSQDSTPQEANQESEEQGPASMKKKRSRTQIQNVHGRSERKLIVLNKHNQPVGPTQAIVAELGSFLETLARNSTFCPVNVSNWRKLKTHKDMWKYTKEKYNIPDTAQAWALKAIQFAWRKYKNWLKKKHYIPYANDQLRMENRPGYVPQSHFMDLLVYWNSEKSQKMSNTNRENRKKLRYPHTVGKKSFVVIREEKKKEDPDAVTNKAIFVTTRKRKPGRAEMERVETQEREDGVDAFAAVMEPDHPGHVRLYGRGVTKTVLKGKAGDSGPSLNGNDELMKQKMEEMEVRMQKMQEKFDAQTEVMEQGITMNVIAQLQRLNPDLVLDPSMLKFNFRSRGEAASSNNQVSSN from the exons ATGGATGAAAAAGATCGGGCTGTAAGAAAAAACAAAAGAGCAAAAGGCTCAATGTTCCTTCCAGCTGGATCACTTTCCTCGTTGGCAAACCAAATGTCGTTGAGGGGAACAAAAAGAAATGTTCAAGCAGCTGATTGCTCAAATAGGGAAAAACAGCTTCCAAGGTTAAGATCCCAAGTGCAAACTCAAGTGCAGCAAGAGACAATTCATTCTACCTCTCTTGTAGAACAAGTACAACAAGTACCAAGGCATTCAACCGCTTCTGCAGCACAAACAGTACTAGAACAAGTGCAGCAAGAGTCACGACATCCTACCCCTTCTACAGCACAAGCAGTACAGGAGCAAGTGCAACAAACATCACAAGATTCTACACCCCAAGAAGCAAATCAAGAATCTGAGGAACAAG GTCCTGCttccatgaaaaaaaaaagaagtagaaCACAAATTCAAAATGTCCATGGACGAAGTGAGCGTAAATTGATCGTGCTAAATAAGCACAACCAACCTGTTGGTCCTACTCAAGCGATCGTAGCAGAGTTAGGTAGCTTCCTTGAAACATTGGCAAGGAATTCGACCTTTTGTCCTGTTAACGTATCAAATTGGAGGAAACTGAAAACACATAAAGATATGTGGAAATATACCAAG GAAAAATATAACATTCCTGATACTGCACAAGCATGGGCTTTAAAAGCAATTCAATTTGCTTGGAGAAAGTATAAGAATTGGTTGAAGAAAAAACACTATATACCCTATGCCAATGACCAACTTCGAATGGAAAATAGACCCGGATATGTTCCACAATCTCATTTTATGGATCTCCTTGTATACTGGAACTCTGAAAAATCTCAG AAAATGTCCAACACTAACAGAGAGAATCGCAAAAAGTTGAGGTATCCGCATACTGTTGGCAAAAAAAGTTTTGTTGTAATTCGCGAG GAAAAAAAGAAGGAAGATCCCGATGCTGTGACGAATAAGGCCATCTTTGTGACTACAAGAAAGAGGAAACCTGGTCGA GCTGAAATGGAAAGAGTAGAAACTCAAGAAAGAGAAGATGGAGTTGATGCATTTGCCGCAGTTATGGAACCTGATCATCCGGGCCATGTAAGATTGTATGGGCGTGGGGTTACAAAAACTGTCTTGAAAGGGAAAGCTGGAGATTCTGGACCCTCTTTAAATGGTAATGATGAACTGATGAAGCAAAAAATGGAGGAGATGGAAGTGAGGATGCAAAAAATGCAGGAAAAATTCGATGCACAAACGGAAGTGATGGAACAAGGTATTACAATGAACGTCATCGCACAACTTCAGCGTCTAAACCCAGACTTAGTACTTGATCCTAGCATGCTAAAATTCAATTTTCGTTCGCGAGGAGAAGCTGCTAGTAGTAACAACCAAG TCTCAAGCAACTGA
- the LOC132614081 gene encoding uncharacterized protein LOC132614081 — MDNGDKSWMNCLRWTEEYSREVNNFLDKAFERASQGDEILCPCKKCVNRYWHCRNVVEEHLVVEGFVDNYTKWVFHGEGFYSRNAPDPINDDEDSNLRDDIDGLLHGTFRNVEGESAHEEVGREGLLSEDAKNFFKLLEEGKQELYPGCETFTKLSFTIRLYLLKTFHGLSNVAFSDILSFLKEAFPFAQLPESFNKARNMIKDLGLHYEKIHACPNDCMLFWKDNEKAENCSVCRSSRWNSVGNALTNAKSKIPAKVLRYFPLKPRLQRMFMCPETSVAMRWYANERPNDGNIRNPADGEAWKDFDSLHPDFSRDPRNVRLGLSTDGFNPFRTMSISHSTWPVMLMNYNLSPWICMKSEYIMLSMIIPGPSSPGNDIDVYLQPLIAELKELWEVGIETYDAETNQTFRMCVALL, encoded by the coding sequence ATGGACAATGGAGATAAAAGTTGGATGAATTGCCTAAGATGGACGGAGGAGTATAGTCGTGAAGTGAACAATTTTCTTGATAAGGCATTTGAACGAGCTTCTCAAGGAGATGAAATATTATGCCCTTGCAAAAAATGTGTTAATCGCTACTGGCATTGTAGAAATGTCGTGGAAGAACACTTGGTTGTTGAGGGGTTTGTTGATAATTACACTAAATGGGTTTTCCATGGAGAAGGGTTTTACTCGAGAAATGCACCTGATCCAATCAATGATGATGAAGATTCTAACTTGCGTGACGACATTGATGGACTGCTTCATGGTACATTTAGAAATGTGGAGGGTGAGTCGGCACATGAAGAAGTAGGGAGAGAGGGACTATTATCTGAAGATGcaaagaatttttttaaattattggagGAAGGGAAACAAGAGTTATATCCGGGGTGTGAAACTTTCACTAAATTAAGTTTCACCATTCGGTTGTACTTGCTTAAAACCTTCCATGGGTTGAGTAATGTAGCATTTTCAGACATTTTATCATTCCTGAAGGAGGCATTTCCCTTTGCCCAGCTACCAGAGTCATTCAACAAGGCTAGAAACATGATAAAAGATTTGGGTCTTCATTACGAAAAAATACATGCATGCCCTAATGATTGCATGCTATTTTGGAAAGACAATGAGAAAGCAGAAAATTGCTCTGTTTGTCGGTCTTCTAGATGGAATAGTGTTGGTAATGCCTTGACTAATGCCAAATCTAAAATCCCTGCAAAGGTTTTAAGGTACTTTCCCTTAAAGCCTAGGCTTCAAAGGATGTTTATGTGTCCTGAAACATCTGTTGCAATGAGGTGGTATGCTAATGAACGACCCAATGACGGGAATATAAGGAATCCTGCTGATGGAGAAGCTTGGAAGGATTTCGACTCTTTGCACCCAGACTTTTCTAGAGATCCTCGTAATGTCAGGTTGGGTCTTTCAACTGATGGTTTCAACCCATTTCGAACCATGAGTATTTCTCATAGCACGTGGCCTGTTATGTTAATGAACTATAATTTATCACCGTGGATTTGCATGAAGTCGGAATATATCATGTTGTCAATGATCATTCCGGGTCCTTCATCTCCGGGAAATGATATAGATGTGTACCTACAACCATTAATTGCAGAATTAAAGGAATTATGGGAAGTTGGGATAGAAACTTATGATGCTGAAACCAACCAAACATTCCGAATGTGTGTAGCCTTATTGTAG